The following coding sequences lie in one Arachis stenosperma cultivar V10309 chromosome 5, arast.V10309.gnm1.PFL2, whole genome shotgun sequence genomic window:
- the LOC130979399 gene encoding uncharacterized protein LOC130979399 isoform X5 gives MTKLSLLIKRKKTKIKPKSNPSDNHFPFLLSQSLISRHFTQFRRVNLLLGVEFAVDEEALPPFHQFLRFLRFSPSVSLFLSCSLSLSSVSCRGNLAAIHAGNRGYPPNKVVCTEGPDRVRELIAIGASFDHREDGNLHLVREGGHSHRRIVHAADMAGKEIERALLKSVVNPNIFVFEHHLAINLLTCQVATGDGIAMAHRVQAVISNME, from the exons atgACCAAATTATCCCtactaattaaaagaaaaaaaacaaaaataaaacccAAATCCAATCCTTCAGACAACCATTTCCCCTTCCTCCTTTCTCAATCCCTAATCTCCCGTCATTTCACCCAATTTCGCCGCGTCAATCTCTTGCTTGGCGTCGAGTTCGCCGTCGACGAGGAAGCCTTGCCACCGTTTCATCAATTCCTTCGCTTTTTACGGTTCTCTCCATCtgtctctctctttctctcttgcTCTCTCTCACTTTCTTCTGTTAGTTGTAGGGGCAATTTGGCTGCTATTCATGCTGGAAACAGGGGCTATCCTCCGAATAAG GTTGTCTGTACTGAAGGACCCGACAGAGTCAGAGAATTAATTGCCATAGGCGCTTCATTTGATCATAGAGAAGATGGTAACTTGCATCTAGTGAGGGAAGGGGGTCATTCACATCGTCGAATTGTTCATGCTGCTGATATGGCTGGAAAAGAAATTGAAAGGGCTCTGCTAAAGTCAGTTGTTAATCctaatatttttgtgtttgaACACCATTTGGCTATAAATCTTCTCACTTGTCAG GTGGCTACCGGAGATGGAATTGCCATGGCACACCGAGTTCAAGCTGTGATTTCAAACATGGAGTAA
- the LOC130979399 gene encoding L-aspartate oxidase, chloroplastic-like isoform X4 has product MTKLSLLIKRKKTKIKPKSNPSDNHFPFLLSQSLISRHFTQFRRVNLLLGVEFAVDEEALPPFHQFLRFLRFSPSVSLFLSCSLSLSSVSCRGNLAAIHAGNRGYPPNKVVCTEGPDRVRELIAIGASFDHREDGNLHLVREGGHSHRRIVHAADMAGKEIERALLKSVVNPNIFVFEHHLAINLLTCQVVRFLSNVTLLALGGAGHIYPKTTNPLVATGDGIAMAHRVQAVISNME; this is encoded by the exons atgACCAAATTATCCCtactaattaaaagaaaaaaaacaaaaataaaacccAAATCCAATCCTTCAGACAACCATTTCCCCTTCCTCCTTTCTCAATCCCTAATCTCCCGTCATTTCACCCAATTTCGCCGCGTCAATCTCTTGCTTGGCGTCGAGTTCGCCGTCGACGAGGAAGCCTTGCCACCGTTTCATCAATTCCTTCGCTTTTTACGGTTCTCTCCATCtgtctctctctttctctcttgcTCTCTCTCACTTTCTTCTGTTAGTTGTAGGGGCAATTTGGCTGCTATTCATGCTGGAAACAGGGGCTATCCTCCGAATAAG GTTGTCTGTACTGAAGGACCCGACAGAGTCAGAGAATTAATTGCCATAGGCGCTTCATTTGATCATAGAGAAGATGGTAACTTGCATCTAGTGAGGGAAGGGGGTCATTCACATCGTCGAATTGTTCATGCTGCTGATATGGCTGGAAAAGAAATTGAAAGGGCTCTGCTAAAGTCAGTTGTTAATCctaatatttttgtgtttgaACACCATTTGGCTATAAATCTTCTCACTTGTCAG GTGGTAAGATTCCTTTCAAATGTGACTTTGCTTGCATTAGGTGGAGCTGGACATATTTATCCCAAAACTACAAATCCTCTG GTGGCTACCGGAGATGGAATTGCCATGGCACACCGAGTTCAAGCTGTGATTTCAAACATGGAGTAA
- the LOC130979399 gene encoding uncharacterized protein LOC130979399 isoform X3 — protein sequence MTKLSLLIKRKKTKIKPKSNPSDNHFPFLLSQSLISRHFTQFRRVNLLLGVEFAVDEEALPPFHQFLRFLRFSPSVSLFLSCSLSLSSVSCRGNLAAIHAGNRGYPPNKVVCTEGPDRVRELIAIGASFDHREDGNLHLVREGGHSHRRIVHAADMAGKEIERALLKSVVNPNIFVFEHHLAINLLTCQFLGGKIPFKCDFACIRWSWTYLSQNYKSSGGYRRWNCHGTPSSSCDFKHGVSR from the exons atgACCAAATTATCCCtactaattaaaagaaaaaaaacaaaaataaaacccAAATCCAATCCTTCAGACAACCATTTCCCCTTCCTCCTTTCTCAATCCCTAATCTCCCGTCATTTCACCCAATTTCGCCGCGTCAATCTCTTGCTTGGCGTCGAGTTCGCCGTCGACGAGGAAGCCTTGCCACCGTTTCATCAATTCCTTCGCTTTTTACGGTTCTCTCCATCtgtctctctctttctctcttgcTCTCTCTCACTTTCTTCTGTTAGTTGTAGGGGCAATTTGGCTGCTATTCATGCTGGAAACAGGGGCTATCCTCCGAATAAG GTTGTCTGTACTGAAGGACCCGACAGAGTCAGAGAATTAATTGCCATAGGCGCTTCATTTGATCATAGAGAAGATGGTAACTTGCATCTAGTGAGGGAAGGGGGTCATTCACATCGTCGAATTGTTCATGCTGCTGATATGGCTGGAAAAGAAATTGAAAGGGCTCTGCTAAAGTCAGTTGTTAATCctaatatttttgtgtttgaACACCATTTGGCTATAAATCTTCTCACTTGTCAG TTTTTAGGTGGTAAGATTCCTTTCAAATGTGACTTTGCTTGCATTAGGTGGAGCTGGACATATTTATCCCAAAACTACAAATCCTCTG GTGGCTACCGGAGATGGAATTGCCATGGCACACCGAGTTCAAGCTGTGATTTCAAACATGGAGTAAGTAGATGA
- the LOC130979399 gene encoding uncharacterized protein LOC130979399 isoform X1: MTKLSLLIKRKKTKIKPKSNPSDNHFPFLLSQSLISRHFTQFRRVNLLLGVEFAVDEEALPPFHQFLRFLRFSPSVSLFLSCSLSLSSVSCRGNLAAIHAGNRGYPPNKVVCTEGPDRVRELIAIGASFDHREDGNLHLVREGGHSHRRIVHAADMAGKEIERALLKSVVNPNIFVFEHHLAINLLTCQNGSDITCVGIDTLNTETLEFLGGKIPFKCDFACIRWSWTYLSQNYKSSGGYRRWNCHGTPSSSCDFKHGVSR; this comes from the exons atgACCAAATTATCCCtactaattaaaagaaaaaaaacaaaaataaaacccAAATCCAATCCTTCAGACAACCATTTCCCCTTCCTCCTTTCTCAATCCCTAATCTCCCGTCATTTCACCCAATTTCGCCGCGTCAATCTCTTGCTTGGCGTCGAGTTCGCCGTCGACGAGGAAGCCTTGCCACCGTTTCATCAATTCCTTCGCTTTTTACGGTTCTCTCCATCtgtctctctctttctctcttgcTCTCTCTCACTTTCTTCTGTTAGTTGTAGGGGCAATTTGGCTGCTATTCATGCTGGAAACAGGGGCTATCCTCCGAATAAG GTTGTCTGTACTGAAGGACCCGACAGAGTCAGAGAATTAATTGCCATAGGCGCTTCATTTGATCATAGAGAAGATGGTAACTTGCATCTAGTGAGGGAAGGGGGTCATTCACATCGTCGAATTGTTCATGCTGCTGATATGGCTGGAAAAGAAATTGAAAGGGCTCTGCTAAAGTCAGTTGTTAATCctaatatttttgtgtttgaACACCATTTGGCTATAAATCTTCTCACTTGTCAG AATGGATCTGATATCACTTGTGTTGGTATTGACACTCTGAATACTGAAACATTAGAG TTTTTAGGTGGTAAGATTCCTTTCAAATGTGACTTTGCTTGCATTAGGTGGAGCTGGACATATTTATCCCAAAACTACAAATCCTCTG GTGGCTACCGGAGATGGAATTGCCATGGCACACCGAGTTCAAGCTGTGATTTCAAACATGGAGTAAGTAGATGA
- the LOC130979399 gene encoding L-aspartate oxidase 2-a, chloroplastic-like isoform X2 — MTKLSLLIKRKKTKIKPKSNPSDNHFPFLLSQSLISRHFTQFRRVNLLLGVEFAVDEEALPPFHQFLRFLRFSPSVSLFLSCSLSLSSVSCRGNLAAIHAGNRGYPPNKVVCTEGPDRVRELIAIGASFDHREDGNLHLVREGGHSHRRIVHAADMAGKEIERALLKSVVNPNIFVFEHHLAINLLTCQNGSDITCVGIDTLNTETLEVVRFLSNVTLLALGGAGHIYPKTTNPLVATGDGIAMAHRVQAVISNME; from the exons atgACCAAATTATCCCtactaattaaaagaaaaaaaacaaaaataaaacccAAATCCAATCCTTCAGACAACCATTTCCCCTTCCTCCTTTCTCAATCCCTAATCTCCCGTCATTTCACCCAATTTCGCCGCGTCAATCTCTTGCTTGGCGTCGAGTTCGCCGTCGACGAGGAAGCCTTGCCACCGTTTCATCAATTCCTTCGCTTTTTACGGTTCTCTCCATCtgtctctctctttctctcttgcTCTCTCTCACTTTCTTCTGTTAGTTGTAGGGGCAATTTGGCTGCTATTCATGCTGGAAACAGGGGCTATCCTCCGAATAAG GTTGTCTGTACTGAAGGACCCGACAGAGTCAGAGAATTAATTGCCATAGGCGCTTCATTTGATCATAGAGAAGATGGTAACTTGCATCTAGTGAGGGAAGGGGGTCATTCACATCGTCGAATTGTTCATGCTGCTGATATGGCTGGAAAAGAAATTGAAAGGGCTCTGCTAAAGTCAGTTGTTAATCctaatatttttgtgtttgaACACCATTTGGCTATAAATCTTCTCACTTGTCAG AATGGATCTGATATCACTTGTGTTGGTATTGACACTCTGAATACTGAAACATTAGAG GTGGTAAGATTCCTTTCAAATGTGACTTTGCTTGCATTAGGTGGAGCTGGACATATTTATCCCAAAACTACAAATCCTCTG GTGGCTACCGGAGATGGAATTGCCATGGCACACCGAGTTCAAGCTGTGATTTCAAACATGGAGTAA